Proteins from one Cydia fagiglandana chromosome 13, ilCydFagi1.1, whole genome shotgun sequence genomic window:
- the LOC134670313 gene encoding uncharacterized protein LOC134670313 — protein sequence MTSQTKPKIIVSGTENPESVCMLFDICKEVKLYYESPVIFLTKTDFSDKAFNVMCTVHTILNEERNEKTKGRILDLIVDYQLQWLQYVNAIENFEKLVIDRSLPKEEVYQAVNYTMDSMTYRFKHFQRFIEKNRSGLSNENHAILNAELEIVEEMHKEIAKVLADKLKCFRGLQSGPEFDIKLKSEIEDLLQWLDKISDNLAILLSKYVSFNVLRLSSDLTKTLQQIVEEFKADESPSAKKILEELEEKGKDLCSMVRSTASHDLEINTVVEKIAVLDDRIKRLEEENALAALEALRHKKEFLEARLNSLDNLKTTLRSLHNLSDYMTDMQPEELCECPDFFQMRIFNHALPSPERERLISQFCHLWDIAVNGKKKKSIISILSVTEEKEEFTDDLGTFYIDEYGRKIYKKPDEPTLYQCNESEMLVPLSDDSEHVYFYDECGRHFLDPHTRQKIYKAHATASEYMMDSSGALIKLKEIRNDMTFYYDNFGRYYINEENKRIYREEDATSEYENDGFGNLVRIRSQLDIFEPCPGDENVTEDFNYLKRNVGAALRECVAKTIVAQPADPVKYLSTCLFKYRDNIEQREKRATEKEQLDIEREIRAAEEREALEKAAREAALLMAQGGSEASYDSNLLTYHRSHDILSTSSKQ from the exons ATGACTTCGCAAACCAAA CCAAAAATAATCGTATCCGGTACAGAAAATCCAGAAAGCGTTTGCATGCTGTTTGATATATGTAAAGAAGTCAAGCTCTATTATGAGAGTCCAGTTATTTTTCTTACTAAAACAGATTTTTCAGACAAAGCTTTTAACGTCATGTGTACAGTTCACACTATTCTGAATGAGGAAAGAAATGAGAAAACCAAAGGTCGGATTTTAGACTTGATTGTTGATTACCAGTTGCAATGGTTGCAATATGTGAACGCCATAGAAAACTTTGAAAAACTTGTGATTGATCGAAGTTTGCCTAAAGAAGAAGTATACCAGGCAGTAAACTACACTATGGACAGTATGACCTATCGTTTCAAGCATTTTCAAAGATTCATTGAAAAGAATCGATCTGGTTTATCTAACGAAAACCATGCTATATTAAACGCAGAACTGGAAATTGTCGAAGAAATGCATAAAGAAATTGCCAAAGTCTTGGCTGACAAGTTGAAATGTTTTCGAGGTCTTCAAAGCGGTCCCGAATTTGACATTAAACTTAAATCTGAAATCGAAGATCTGTTACAATGGTTAGATAAAATTAGCGATAACTTAGCCATTCTGCTTAGTAAATATGTAAGTTTTAACGTGCTACGTTTAAGTAGCGATTTGACAAAAACGTTACAACAAATAGTTGAAGAATTCAAAGCCGATGAGTCACCTTCagctaaaaaaatattggaAGAACTTGAAGAAAAAGGAAAAGACTTATGTTCAATGGTAAGGTCTACGGCAAGCCATGATCTTGAGATAAATACAGTTGTAGAAAAAATAGCTGTTTTAGATGACCGTATTAAACGTTTAGAAGAAGAGAATGCACTTGCAGCGCTTGAGGCACTTCGTCACAAAAAGGAATTTCTTGAAGCAAGATTAAACTCGTTAGACAATTTAAAGACTACTTTAAGGAGCCTTCACAACTTATCAGATTACATGACGGATATGCAACCAGAAGAGTTGTGCGAGTGTCCAGACTTCTTCCAAATGAGAATTTTTAACCATGCACTTCCATCTCCAGAGCGCGAGCGTTTAATCTCCCAGTTCTGCCACTTATGGGATATAGCCGTTAATGGGAAAAAGAAAAAATCAATAATATCAATTCTCAGTGTAACTGAGGAAAAAGAGGAATTTACTGATGACCTTGGTACATTTTATATAGACGAATATGGTAGAAAAATATATAAGAAGCCAGATGAACCCACCTTGTACCAATGTAATGAAAGTGAGATGTTGGTTCCTCTTTCTGATGATTCAGAACATGTCTATTTCTACGATGAATGTGGAAGACACTTCTTAGATCCTCACACTAGGCAAAAGATTTACAAAGCTCATGCAACAGCGAGTGAATACATGATGGATAGCTCTGGAGCTCTTATTAAGTTGAAAGAAATCCGCAATGACATGACGTTTTACTACGACAACTTTGGGCGTTACTATATAAACGAGGAAAACAAGCGTATTTACAGGGAAGAAGACGCTACAAGTGAATATGAAAATGACGGGTTTGGTAATCTTGTACGTATCAGAAGCCAATTAGATATTTTTGAACCTTGCCCCGGTGATGAAAATGTTACCGAAGATTTCAATTATTTGAAACGAAATGTTGGAGCGGCGTTGCGTGAATGTGTTGCAAAGACAATTGTTGCGCAACCCGCAGATCCAGTGAAATATTTGTCCACGTGCCTATTTAAATATAGAGATAATATTGAGCAACGCGAAAAGAGAGCTACAGAAAAAGAACAATTGGACATAGAAAGAGAAATACGAGCAGCCGAGGAACGCGAGGCTTTAGAGAAAGCCGCAAGAGAAGCTGCGCTCCTGATGGCGCAAGGTGGCAGTGAGGCTTCTTATGATTCGAATCTACTTACGTACCATCGTTCACACGATATTTTGTCAACAAGTTCAAAACAATAA